From the Lathyrus oleraceus cultivar Zhongwan6 chromosome 4, CAAS_Psat_ZW6_1.0, whole genome shotgun sequence genome, one window contains:
- the LOC127076527 gene encoding uncharacterized protein LOC127076527: MGSSENQKSPNERLNNKLVPYSSPSSSNDGWKNRILIPTLLAGVAGAGTGLISKHRKSLGLANVSASYATNFAIITGCYCGAREFVTATRKTGPEDLWSSGIAGFGSGALLGRFYGGQFGAIRYSVIFAVVGTTADYSILKLKDVWRDYRKAIYQNIENVKKNENWLTLPEWFPIKILDEEALAAKRAQEEQFLAQRERIRSLRVDEDS, translated from the exons ATGGGTTCTTCGGAGAATCAAAAATCCCCAAATGAAAGACTTAACAACAAACTTGTTCCTTATTCTTCACCCTCTTCTTCTAATGATGGATGGAAGAATCGAATCCTTATTCCAACCCTCCTTGCAG GGGTTGCTGGTGCTGGAACTGGATTGATATCAAAGCATCGAAAAAGTCTTGGTCTTGCTAACGTTTCTGCCAGCTATGCCACTAATTTTGCCATCATCACCGGTTGCTATTGCG GGGCACGTGAATTTGTGACTGCAACTAGGAAAACTGGACCTGAAGATCTATGGAGCTCTGGGATAGCGGGATTTGGATCTGGTGCTCTTCTAGGTCGTTTCTATG GTGGTCAATTTGGAGCAATTCGTTATTCCGTCATTTTTGCTGTTGTGGGGACAACAGCAGATTACAGTATTCTGAAATTAAAAGATGTTTGGCGAGATTACAGAAAAGCAATATATCAAAATATTGAGAATGTAAAGAAGAATGAAAATTGGTTAACATTGCCAGAATGGTTTCCAATTAAAATACTCGATGAAGAAGCACTTGCTGCGAAACGAGCGCAGGAAGAACAGTTCCTTGCACAGAGGGAAAGGATTCGTAGCCTAAGGGTTGATGAAGATTCTTGA